TTTTATCATATCGAACAATTCCACCGGAGCAGATTCTATCCATTTAAAAGAAGTGGCGTCAACAGTTGTCCGTCCATCTGCTTCGATCCGTGTATATTCCCCGGCCGGCAAGATGTAAGTAAATAGGGTTGCTATTGCGAGAATGCAGAGCAGCAATACAAAAACATTGATTTTTCTCTCTTTTTCCCCCGCTGTTTCCAGCAAAACAGCTTTCTCTTCTAATCGGCTCATAAGTGTCTCTCCTTTGTAATAAAATGAGTGCATGAAACTAATATGCTTACAAAATATTGCCGGCCTATCACCTTCATCTGTTTTTCTAGTATTCTGCTTTTTCCTCCTTTTCAAAACCATAGGCATGTCAACGGACGTCAATGTCATCAATGTCAATAGATATGCAAAATCTGTGCCAATACGGGGTAATTGATTTTTATGAAAACTTAATGGTTGAATTGAATTTTTAGGTCTTTATTGGTTCTTTTTGGTGATATAATAGTACCAATTAAAGACAGGTAGGTGTTTTATGTCAAAATCCTCACTTACACTTATAGCGGGAAGCTCAAAAACTAAGGAAGCCTTGCAGGAGCAACTGGAACAACTGCTTGGAGACTACGTGCATGTCAAAAGCCATTCTACCGATGAGGGAATACCTCGTTCTCTTGGAGATGGAATGATCTTGTTTTCATCAGATGCCGCTTATGATAAGAAAGAGGGAATGTATAGCGTAAATCCCGAGAAAATAATCGTCGGAAAGAGAACGGTTAATCATGAATACATTGACAAGCTATTAAGAATACCAGCGGGTTCGGCCGTTCTTTTGGTGAATGATGATGATGATGCAACTATAAACCTTATTGAATCCTTATATCAGCTTGGTGTCGATCATGTTCAATTTATTCCTTTCAGGAAGGGGATATTATTTTATGAGAATGTCCAAATCGCCGTTTCACCAGGAGAAACTCACCTATGTCCCTCTTACATAAAAGAAGTAATCGATATAGGTGTGCGTCTTTTTGATATAACAACAATTTTGGAAGTTGTAGAATGCTGTGGTCTACACAAGGATATATCCTCGAAGATTTCAGAAAGGTATATTAGCAATATCATTGAATTACAACGTAAGCTGTTATATGCAGAGCGTGATGCCAAGCAAATGAGCGATCATATCCAAAATGTGTTGGGGACTGTCGATGACGGCATATTGGTCGTTAACGAGGAAGGGCTGATAACGGTATTCAATAACCAGCTTGCGGCATTGTTCCATGTTGATGCAAAAGATGTAGTTCATCAGTATCTAGAGCATGTATTGAATCGCCGGGATATTATCGATTTCATCATGGGAAGTAATGATGAAAGCAAGTTCTTCAACATAGACGGAGTGGATGTCGTGATTTTTCGATTGCAAATGATGAAAGAAAATACAATCGTCGCAACCTTCAAAAGCGTACACCAAGCTTTCGAAATAGAAAAGACTGCACAAAGAGAAATGCGAAATCAAGGCTTTTATTCAAAATACAACTTTGAAGATATTATTGGCGAAAATGAAGTAATGAAAGAGCGTAAGCAGATTGCCAAGAAGCTTGCCCTGTCTGAGCATCCGATTTTGGTTCAGGGAGAGACAGGAACAGGAAAAGAGCTGTTTGCTCATGCGATTCATGAGCATTCATTGCGAAAGAACGGGCCGTTTCTAGCAGTCAACTGCAGCGCTTTAACAGAAACTTTACTTGAAAGTGAATTGTTTGGTTACGAAGAAGGGGCATTTACAGGAGCACAAAGGGGAGGCAGGAAAGGACTGTTTGAAATGGCGGATAACGGGACGATCTTTTTGGATGAAATTGGTGATATAAGTCTCACAGTTCAATCCCATCTGCTTCGAGTTCTTCAGGAGGGTGAAATACGCAGAATTGGCGGCAAGAGAATCATTCCCATAAATGTTAGGGTAATCACCGCGACGAATAAAAATCTTCATGAAAAGATGCGGGACGGTTCATTCAGAACAGACTTGTTTTACCGTCTGAATGTACTCAATCTTTACATACCGTCACTAAAAGAGAGAAGAGCGGATATTCCACTTTTGATAAAGCATCTCATCACAAAAAGCGGGAAGTGGGTAAAAGTGGAGCAAGACGTTATGGAGTTTTTCATGCAATATGAATGGCCCGGCAACATAAGGGAACTTAAAAGCACGATCGATTACATGCTGACGGTTTGTGAGGGGAATGTCTTGACGAAGATTGACCTTCCGTTCATGCACGGGCATGGGGAAGGAAGTGTTACGGCAGATTATCCCGTCGGTGAAAGTATACTGGAAATTCAGGAGCGAATTTTCATCTTGGAAGTAATCAAGCAATACAACGATAAAGGAAAAGCGGCAAGTCGAGAACTTATTGCTAGTCAGAGTCATGAATCG
This sequence is a window from Brevibacillus sp. JNUCC-41. Protein-coding genes within it:
- a CDS encoding sigma-54 interaction domain-containing protein, whose protein sequence is MSKSSLTLIAGSSKTKEALQEQLEQLLGDYVHVKSHSTDEGIPRSLGDGMILFSSDAAYDKKEGMYSVNPEKIIVGKRTVNHEYIDKLLRIPAGSAVLLVNDDDDATINLIESLYQLGVDHVQFIPFRKGILFYENVQIAVSPGETHLCPSYIKEVIDIGVRLFDITTILEVVECCGLHKDISSKISERYISNIIELQRKLLYAERDAKQMSDHIQNVLGTVDDGILVVNEEGLITVFNNQLAALFHVDAKDVVHQYLEHVLNRRDIIDFIMGSNDESKFFNIDGVDVVIFRLQMMKENTIVATFKSVHQAFEIEKTAQREMRNQGFYSKYNFEDIIGENEVMKERKQIAKKLALSEHPILVQGETGTGKELFAHAIHEHSLRKNGPFLAVNCSALTETLLESELFGYEEGAFTGAQRGGRKGLFEMADNGTIFLDEIGDISLTVQSHLLRVLQEGEIRRIGGKRIIPINVRVITATNKNLHEKMRDGSFRTDLFYRLNVLNLYIPSLKERRADIPLLIKHLITKSGKWVKVEQDVMEFFMQYEWPGNIRELKSTIDYMLTVCEGNVLTKIDLPFMHGHGEGSVTADYPVGESILEIQERIFILEVIKQYNDKGKAASRELIASQSHESDFVLSPQQIRRRLDNLEIEGFVVKGRGRAGTKITAEGMEYLYFLKSKHAMHGYN